The Prevotella sp. E9-3 genome has a window encoding:
- a CDS encoding translation factor GTPase family protein — MKVYQTNEIKNIALLGSAGSGKTTLAEAMVYEAGIIKRRGTVEGKNTMSDYFPVEQEYGYSVFSTVFHVEWNNKKLNIIDCPGSDDFVGGAITALNVTDQAVILINGQYGPEVGTQNAFRYTDKLQKPVIFLVNQLDKENCDFDALLTNMKEIYGDKCVPVQYPIATGPGFNAVIDVLLMKKYSWKPEGGAPIIEAIPAEEMDKAKELHAALVEAAAANDDTLMEKFFESESLTEDEMREGIRKGLVTRSIFPVFCVCAGKDMGVRRLMEFLGNVVPFVSEMPKVRNTRGEEVTPDTNGPASLYFFKTGVEPHIGEVSYFKVMSGSVKSGDDLTNADRGSKERIGTIYACAGANRIPVDQLNAGDIGCTVKLKDVKTGNALNGKDCEWRYDFIKYPNSKYSRAIKAVNEAETEKMMAALTKMRQEDPTWVVEQSKELRQIIVHGQGEFHLRTLKWRMENNEKINIEYIEPKIPYRETITKMARADYRHKKQSGGAGQFGEVHLIVEPYADGMPDPTSFTINGQEFKMNIKSKEEKDLEWGGKLVFINSVVGGAIDMRFMPAILKGIMERMEQGPLTGSYARDVRVIVYDGKMHPVDSNELSFMLAARNAFSAAFREAGPKVLEPIYDLEVYVPADYMGDVMSDLQGRRAIIMGMDSEAGYQKLSAKIPLKELSNYSIALSSLTGGRASFTTKFASYELVPNDIQQQLIKEHEAEMKEED, encoded by the coding sequence ATGAAAGTTTACCAGACAAACGAGATTAAAAACATTGCATTGCTTGGCAGTGCGGGTAGCGGCAAGACTACTCTTGCCGAAGCAATGGTCTACGAAGCAGGCATCATCAAGCGCCGCGGTACCGTAGAAGGTAAAAACACAATGAGTGACTATTTCCCTGTGGAACAGGAATATGGATACAGTGTGTTCTCAACTGTTTTCCACGTGGAATGGAACAATAAGAAACTGAATATTATTGACTGCCCGGGATCAGATGACTTCGTGGGCGGTGCTATTACGGCACTGAACGTTACCGACCAGGCCGTAATCCTGATTAATGGACAGTACGGACCGGAAGTGGGCACGCAGAATGCTTTCCGCTATACTGACAAACTGCAGAAACCTGTGATTTTCCTGGTGAATCAGCTGGATAAAGAGAACTGTGACTTTGACGCATTGTTGACGAACATGAAGGAGATTTATGGCGACAAGTGCGTTCCTGTACAGTATCCTATTGCTACTGGTCCTGGCTTTAATGCCGTGATCGACGTGCTGCTGATGAAGAAATACTCATGGAAGCCTGAAGGTGGTGCTCCTATCATCGAGGCTATCCCTGCAGAGGAAATGGACAAGGCAAAGGAGTTGCATGCTGCTTTGGTTGAGGCTGCGGCTGCCAACGACGATACGCTGATGGAGAAATTCTTTGAAAGCGAGAGCCTGACTGAAGACGAGATGCGTGAGGGTATCCGTAAAGGTTTGGTAACACGCTCTATCTTCCCCGTGTTCTGTGTATGTGCCGGTAAGGATATGGGCGTTCGCCGACTGATGGAATTCTTGGGCAATGTGGTTCCTTTCGTTAGCGAGATGCCAAAAGTTCGCAATACACGTGGTGAAGAGGTAACTCCCGATACAAACGGTCCTGCATCGTTGTATTTCTTCAAGACGGGCGTAGAGCCTCATATCGGTGAGGTGAGCTACTTCAAGGTGATGAGCGGATCGGTGAAGAGTGGTGACGACCTGACCAATGCTGATCGTGGCTCTAAAGAGCGTATCGGAACGATCTATGCCTGTGCAGGCGCTAACCGTATTCCTGTTGATCAGTTGAATGCTGGCGATATTGGCTGTACCGTGAAACTGAAGGATGTGAAAACTGGCAATGCCCTGAACGGCAAAGACTGCGAGTGGCGCTATGACTTCATTAAGTATCCTAACTCGAAGTATTCACGTGCTATTAAGGCTGTGAACGAGGCTGAGACAGAAAAGATGATGGCTGCACTGACTAAGATGCGCCAAGAGGATCCTACATGGGTAGTAGAGCAGTCGAAGGAGTTGCGTCAGATTATTGTTCACGGACAGGGTGAGTTCCACCTGCGTACACTGAAATGGCGCATGGAGAACAACGAGAAAATCAATATTGAATATATCGAGCCGAAGATTCCTTATCGTGAGACGATCACAAAGATGGCCCGTGCTGACTATCGCCATAAGAAGCAGTCGGGTGGTGCAGGCCAGTTTGGTGAAGTACACCTGATTGTTGAGCCATACGCTGACGGAATGCCCGATCCTACAAGCTTCACCATCAACGGACAGGAGTTCAAGATGAACATCAAGTCTAAGGAAGAAAAAGACTTGGAATGGGGCGGTAAACTGGTATTTATCAACTCTGTGGTGGGCGGTGCCATCGATATGCGCTTTATGCCTGCCATCCTGAAGGGTATTATGGAACGTATGGAACAGGGTCCGCTGACAGGTTCGTATGCTCGTGATGTGCGTGTTATTGTTTATGATGGTAAGATGCACCCCGTTGACTCTAACGAACTGTCGTTTATGCTGGCTGCACGTAATGCCTTCTCGGCTGCCTTCCGTGAGGCTGGACCAAAGGTGCTGGAGCCTATCTACGACCTGGAAGTTTATGTTCCGGCCGACTATATGGGCGACGTGATGAGCGACCTGCAGGGACGTCGTGCCATCATTATGGGTATGGATTCTGAGGCCGGTTATCAGAAGCTTTCTGCAAAGATTCCTTTGAAGGAACTGTCGAACTATTCAATCGCATTGTCATCACTCACTGGAGGCCGTGCATCGTTCACAACGAAGTTTGCTTCTTACGAACTGGTGCCCAACGATATTCAGCAGCAGCTGATCAAGGAGCACGAGGCCGAGATGAAGGAAGAGGATTAA
- a CDS encoding sulfatase-like hydrolase/transferase — translation MNESTYSFNHCRLLLTAGSLLAGHIATAQDATAQATPERPNIIFILADDMGYGDLACYGNQYIQTPNIDRLAQTGTTFTQAYAGSGISSPSRCALMTGMNTGKSRIRDNQCYAGGLTGLKISPKGDTTIVRRANLLPEDVTLGTVMRAAGYRTCLVNKWHLDGYDPQAAPNHRGFDEFYGWTIATVHSNAPYYYPYYRFCGDSLINIHENANDAHVRHNTEISTDDAIAFIHRNKENPFFLFLAYDAPHEPYTIDDTSWYDEHGEWSMNTKRYAALVTHMDYNIGRLLGTLDNLNLRKNTLIIFASDNGAAVMAPLKELNCGAGLKGRKGQLYEGGIRVPLIVNQPDRVPVRQVHDLVYFPDFMPTLARLAGSSDAVPSNTDGVDVSPLFFGKNIDTSHRYLYWEFPGKQRALRYGPWKCVTVKREAPLELYHISDDPYEQHNLADSLPEKVKEFDLIMRRMHHPSPLYPTQF, via the coding sequence ATGAACGAAAGCACATATTCTTTCAACCATTGCCGACTGCTGCTTACTGCTGGCAGTCTTTTGGCTGGCCATATAGCAACCGCCCAGGATGCTACTGCTCAGGCCACACCCGAACGTCCTAACATCATTTTCATCCTGGCCGATGATATGGGCTATGGCGATTTGGCTTGCTATGGCAATCAGTATATCCAAACGCCCAATATCGACCGTCTGGCTCAAACGGGTACCACTTTCACGCAGGCTTATGCCGGAAGCGGCATCAGTTCGCCCTCACGTTGTGCCTTGATGACAGGAATGAATACAGGCAAGAGTCGCATTCGCGACAATCAGTGCTATGCAGGCGGCCTTACCGGATTGAAAATCAGTCCTAAGGGCGATACAACCATTGTACGCCGGGCCAACCTTTTGCCCGAAGACGTTACCTTAGGTACCGTTATGCGTGCTGCCGGCTATCGCACCTGCCTTGTCAACAAGTGGCACCTTGACGGTTACGATCCACAGGCAGCCCCCAACCATCGCGGTTTCGACGAGTTCTACGGATGGACCATTGCCACCGTTCATTCCAACGCTCCATACTACTATCCTTACTATCGTTTCTGTGGCGACAGTCTTATAAACATTCACGAGAATGCCAACGATGCCCACGTACGCCACAACACCGAAATCTCCACCGACGATGCCATTGCTTTCATTCATCGCAACAAAGAGAACCCCTTCTTCCTATTCCTTGCCTACGACGCGCCTCACGAGCCTTATACCATTGACGACACCTCTTGGTACGATGAGCATGGTGAATGGTCTATGAACACTAAGCGCTATGCCGCTCTTGTCACCCACATGGACTATAACATAGGCCGTCTCTTGGGTACCCTCGACAACTTAAACCTGCGAAAGAACACCCTCATCATCTTTGCTTCCGACAATGGCGCCGCCGTGATGGCTCCACTAAAAGAACTCAACTGCGGGGCCGGACTGAAAGGTCGCAAGGGGCAGCTATACGAAGGAGGTATCCGTGTACCTCTCATTGTCAACCAACCCGACCGTGTACCCGTTCGTCAGGTCCACGACCTTGTCTATTTCCCCGACTTCATGCCCACGTTGGCCCGCCTCGCAGGCTCTTCCGATGCTGTACCCTCCAATACAGATGGTGTCGATGTTTCGCCCCTTTTCTTTGGAAAAAACATCGACACCAGTCATCGTTATCTCTATTGGGAATTTCCTGGCAAGCAGCGCGCTCTCCGCTATGGGCCATGGAAGTGTGTCACGGTAAAGAGAGAGGCTCCGCTCGAACTCTATCATATCTCCGATG
- the glyA gene encoding serine hydroxymethyltransferase produces MKRDNTVFELIEKEHQRQLKGIELIASENFVSDQVMEAMGSYLTNKYAEGYPGKRYYGGCQVVDEVEKLAIERVCKLFDAEYANVQPHSGAQANAAVLLAVLKPGDTFMGLNLDHGGHLSHGSHVNTSGILYNPIGYNLNKETGRVDYDEMERLALEHKPKLIIGGGSAYSREWDYKRMREIADKVGALLMIDMAHPAGLIAAGLLENPVKYAHIVTSTTHKTLRGPRGGIILLGKDFDNPCGYTTPKGEIKKMSALLNSAVFPGQQGGPLEHVIAAKAVAFGEALQPEFKEWAKQVQKNAKVLADELIKRGFSIVSGGTDNHSMLVDLRSKYPDLTGKVAENALVAADITVNKNMVPFDSRSAFQTSGIRLGTPAITTRGAKEDLMIQIAAWIEEVLNDPTNEEVIASVRARVNEKMKEYPLFAY; encoded by the coding sequence TAAGCGACCAGGTGATGGAAGCCATGGGCAGCTATCTCACCAACAAGTATGCTGAGGGTTATCCCGGCAAGCGTTACTATGGTGGTTGCCAGGTTGTTGACGAAGTTGAGAAACTGGCTATTGAGCGTGTCTGCAAGCTTTTCGATGCTGAGTATGCCAATGTGCAGCCTCACTCTGGTGCACAGGCCAATGCAGCCGTTCTGCTGGCTGTACTGAAACCTGGCGACACTTTCATGGGTCTGAACCTGGACCACGGAGGCCACCTTTCTCATGGTTCTCATGTCAACACGAGCGGCATTCTCTACAACCCCATTGGTTACAACCTGAACAAGGAAACGGGTCGTGTAGATTATGACGAGATGGAGCGCCTTGCTCTGGAACACAAGCCTAAGCTGATTATCGGTGGCGGTTCAGCCTATAGCCGCGAATGGGACTACAAGCGCATGCGCGAGATTGCCGACAAAGTTGGTGCCCTGCTGATGATTGATATGGCCCACCCCGCTGGACTCATCGCTGCAGGCCTGCTCGAAAACCCTGTAAAATATGCTCACATCGTGACTTCTACCACCCACAAGACCCTTCGCGGTCCTCGTGGCGGTATCATCTTGCTGGGTAAGGATTTCGACAATCCTTGTGGCTATACCACTCCAAAGGGTGAAATCAAGAAGATGTCCGCCCTCCTCAACTCTGCCGTATTCCCCGGTCAGCAGGGCGGTCCTCTGGAGCACGTTATCGCAGCCAAGGCAGTTGCATTCGGTGAGGCACTTCAGCCCGAGTTCAAAGAGTGGGCTAAGCAGGTTCAGAAGAATGCCAAGGTACTGGCCGATGAACTTATCAAGCGTGGCTTTAGCATTGTGAGCGGTGGTACCGACAACCACTCTATGCTGGTTGACCTTCGTTCTAAGTATCCCGATCTGACTGGCAAGGTAGCCGAGAACGCTCTTGTAGCTGCCGACATCACTGTCAACAAGAACATGGTACCCTTTGATAGCCGCAGTGCTTTCCAGACCTCTGGTATCCGTCTGGGTACACCAGCCATCACCACCCGTGGTGCCAAGGAAGACCTGATGATTCAGATTGCCGCTTGGATTGAGGAAGTACTCAACGATCCCACCAACGAAGAGGTTATCGCCAGTGTTCGTGCCCGTGTGAACGAAAAGATGAAGGAGTATCCTCTCTTCGCTTACTAA